ATGGAAATTGATGGCCCAAACCCCAGCGATTCCGATCAGATTAACCCCAAATTCTCAATCAACGGTAACAttgcttaatttatttttctaattctAATATTTAATAGCATGATTTACGAAGATTTTAAATCCTTCGGTTTGTTTCCAGTGTTGCAACTGCTAAAGTTCGCTCAGATGCAGCATGGATTGCGGCATGGGGATTATACCCGTTATCGGTATCTGCATGTACCTACAGTTTTATGGTTTACcttgatttttttgttggtttcaGAATCTCTGCTTTGCGCGTGTGTTTTTATATCTTTTGGCTTGATAATGTCGAAGTTTAATTGAGGAAGTCTTGATTATGTGggtgtgctagttttgattCATAATGGATTTTTGTATACAGGAGGTACCGCACTGTTCGGTTGCGGAGGTTGTATAAATCCTTGAAGTTTACTCATGGCCGTGGGAAATACACCAGGAGAGCAATAACCGACTCCATTGTCAACGAAGTTAGGtgtgttgaaacttgaaatcatAGAATATTCTTTTGCTTTGAAAAATTTAATCTCCTACTCAAAAGCAGGATTTTCCTGGTACCCTAATTTCAAACACTGAGGTGTACATAGTGAACCCTGGAAACTGGAATATTTAAACAAACTCCCCCCATTGTTGTTGTATACTTGTATCCTTTTTTGACTTTTATCTTTTTGCTTCCTTATAAATTTGGTGTCCTTttttgacactttttttttttgcttccttATAAATCTGGTACCCAATTATACGAGTCTTTGCTGTTTTGGTGTTATTGGAGGGTGGTGATTTTCCCTTGATTGAGTTTGTAACAAGAGCAAGTATCTCAATATATCTTATGTTAGCCGTTTGGACTTCTCTTTTTTATAGCTTTtagttgggaaaaaaaattggaaaaaaatggtgtttTTATCCATATTCATTCAGCCTATCAAGCCCACGTAAGGGCAGAATAAGCCCGCACACCTcattgtaaatattcggaggaggtaagactagaacccatgacctcagtcagagacatgcaaagtcattaccACTCAACCAGTGGCTCATTTGCAGTTTAACATCATTTTCATTTGGATTCAAAATAGGTTTCTTCATTTAATTCTTTATACGGCAGAGAGAGCTTGGAGCCATGCCATGAAGAAATGACAGCTTCCAGATGGGCCAAATGCAAGGCGACGCATCTATTTGATTGGTAGGTTGAGGAAGGCTGAAAGTGGGCAACCCTATTTTCACAGCTATGTGCGGTCAAGGGGGACTCCAGAACATCTTTAGAAGCTGAGGTGCGTCTATATATGTTTGGTTCCATTTGTATTGCGTTCGAGCTATTCAGTATCtgaattagggtttttgttCATACTATTCTCCTTCGTCAAAAGCATTACAAAAATGAGGCATGAGTAAGTCTTGTAGGGTAGAACATGATGGGAAAATGGTGTGGTGAACTGGATTCAGTTTGCGTTTGCTTTAGTGGAAGCATTGACATACATGAAAATGTCTGTTTATCCAACTTGCAGGCATATGCTTCCTATATGAGAGGGAACTTGCTTTTCGAGCAAGATCAGAACTGGGAGACTGCATTGATGAATTTCAAAAGTGCCAGGTGCATTtcatacatataatatatgacTACCTTCCTTTTAGAAATCCAAAGCAGTTTCTCTCTGTCAGTAACTTCTGGTGTtgtaagaagaaagaaaggagtcATTGATTGCTGTAGTAATAATAACAACTCGTATTGGAAGCTCTTTTACGAAACCTctggttttcttttttacattCTCTCTCCTTTGGGGGTGATGACTTTTTGATTATCTTTCCAATCTAGCCACAATGATGCTCTAAGAAATTGGGGAAGCTGGACCTTTTATTGGTCCTTTTTgtgattacttttttttttttttgtgtggctAACTCCGTTAACAATTTTCTAGAGCTGTTTATGAGGAGCTTGGGAAATATGGAGACCTGGAGAATCAAATTTTGTGCCGTGAGCGTGTCGAGGAACTAGAACCAAGTATCCGATACTGTTTACACAAAATCGGCGAGTCAAAAATCCAAACCTCTGAACTTCTACATATTGGCGAGATGGAAGGTCCTGCATTGGACCTTTTTAAAGCTAAATTGGAGGTGAGTTTGATTATCCAAACATGAAGTCAAATGATGCATGCAGCATAGTTTATATCACTGTCTTCATGTGAATGAGATTAAGATTATGattttgaaatattttgctGCCTATATGTTGTATTATTTTCTGAAGAATAGTCAATCTTAATTGATTGAGTTCTCAGTTTTTCATAAAATGCTAatccacctttttttttgaaagcggAGTGGTAATTCAACCTCATAGAGCTGGGGATAACATGCTTTTAGATTTGTCGAGAAATACACTATTGTGTGAATGGTTGCTCTAATTAACTTTCTATCTGATATCTTTTCTTACCTTATCTAGTAATTTCTATTAGTGTTTTATCTCCGAGCTGGAATATCTATTACGATTGTGATACCTTATCTGCTACTTTTGCGGAGTTAGTTTCCCTTTATTACAAGATTCGAGGGCtagaaattatatattattcCAGGGCTAGGTTCTATTATCATATTCCCTTAGCTTATCTGCCTTGTTAACTTTTGGCTACCACCCCagcaaataaagaaaagaagtcctcattcaaagaaatttgatatgttttatttataaattcattCTAGATAAATATGCTGCAAAGGGTTATTTCCTATCTTAACCGGCATTCATCAATCTTACTGATACTTGCAGGCTGTTATGGCTGAGGCAAGGTCTCAACAAGCTGCATCTCTTACAGAGTTTAATTGGCTTGGTCATAGATTTCCAATATCGAATGACAAAACTTGGGTTGCCATTTTAAAAGGTTGGTACTTGGTTTTATTTAGACAATGATAGAGATGTGAACTATTTCAAAATAAACAAGTTTACTGTATTGGTAGTTTGGTATCGCTTCTCTTATTAACTGAACTGACTGGTATATGACTATTTATCAGTTTCTGCTGGGTTATTCTATTTGAAAACTGTGATATGTATACAAATACTTACAGCTTTGAAGTGGAAACGGTGTCTTgagtccccccccccccctttccTGGAACAGAGGACAAAAAGGAGCATAGATGGTTAAACTGAGTCTTATTAATGTTTCTCGTGTTCTAACTTCAGCTCAGGAATTGGAGAAGGATTTGCATGGATCCGTTGCAGATTCACTTCCAGCAGAAAAGAAAATAGCCAtgtttgacaaaattttcacAGCTTACCATGAGGCCAGGAGCTGCATCCGCAGTGACTTGGTATGGAACTCTGGCCATTAATATGGTTATCACATGAAAATTGTCtccttttgtttcatttctttGAGTATGATGTGCTGTACATACTAGGTCAGTGCAGGTAATGCTGAAAATATGAAGATGATTTAAATGGTCTTGATAAAGCTGTTAGTGCCGTACTGGGCCAGCAGACCATTGAGCGTAACCAGCTACTGGTTAGCATTGCAAAAAGCAAACTTATCAGGCATCGGGATGGCAAGAACGAGAAACTCACAAAGCCTGAAGAGCTTGTTTGCATATATGATCTTCTGTTACAGGTTAATAATAGATCTACTTATGTTGGTtatgaaaatatgaaaactgTGTGACAAATTATACTTGACTCAGTACGTCAACAAGTATTGTTAACATAGTAATCTTATAGGCAACAGAATACAACAGATCTTTCTGATTTGGTTAGTTCTGGAAGAGATAGAACGCGTGAAGAAGTGGTGTTTGCTGAAGAGTGTTCGCTTCGAAGTTTGGCTTTCCGAGCAGAAAGGTCTTCTTTCTTGTTCCATGTCTCACCCACAACCTCTTGTATACATGCTCACAATTTAGTTTGGTGTTGCATTTTGTCTTACTGAGAAAGTGTTCTACAGTAATGGTTACCGATGTCCGTTAGAGAGTTTAACTAAGGCTgtttaaaaatcaaaattttttattagcTGCTCACTGGCTTAACTATCGAACTTGTTTTGAACAATTTTGTACTGTACTGTTTTTCGAGGACATGTATATGGCCTTTCTTTGTCTTGTATTCTGCTTTAATTTGCAGTTAAAAAATGTTATTAGGGATCAAACTTAGCCGCACATTGAAAGACTGACTTTTGGAGTATATTTAGTTGGTATTCATGGCTAATTTTACCTTGTGTTGAACTCTGATGCTCGCTAACCTTTCTTTTGTGTAACCATCTATCTTACTAACTCAGTCCACTGATTGAGCAAACCACCAAAAGTATGCATTGCTAATCAATTTTGGTGTGAATATTGTTCTTCAAATGAGTCTGCCAACTGTTGCTTTTCAGGTGTTTCTTCTTAGCAAGGTCGTACAGCTTAGCTGGAAAGAGGACAGAAGCGTATGCTCTATACTGCCATGCACAATTTCTTGCTGAGGATGCCTTACAAAAATTTCAAGCTCATAATGACAGTGATCAAGTATGTATTTTCAGTTTCTTTCTTCCATTATAGAGATCTAATTGAAACAGCTGGCGAGTTCCCTCCTTtcgttctttttttgttttcaaatttaAATGTTAAATGCACGAGCACCTTTACGACCTTTCACCTTACAGAGGTTTCCCAGGTCTTGGCGACTTTCCTTTCAAATCAGTGAATAACCCTTCAAATATAAACAACTTCTATTTTCCATTTGAGACTGTCACTCTTTCAACAGAGAAGGATATACTACCATGCTATCACAGAttcttttttatgatttttttttctgggatGCATTTTTTAACACACTAATGCTTCATTAGTTtggtttaagacttctaatgtTTAACTTCAAAGCAGGAAATGTTTTTTGAGTCTATTCTGTTTTTCACCCACTTGATATCAGGCGATGATCAAAGAGTTGAAGATATTATACAATGAGTGTAGATCTAACAGTTGCATAGAGCATGCTACGGGAATTATGGAGGAGATGAAAGCTCCAGAAAATCTCACAAAAAAGATATCGACTATATCGTTGAATGGAGCTGACAAAAAGGTGCTTCCCagcttgccttttcttttcattcccATGAAAATTTGGaccttttttaaataattaatttgacCTAGTATAATATCTCAGTTATCCTTGACAAATGAGTAAGTCCTTATATTTGTCAAGTTACACTGTGATTCTTCTGGACCTTTTAAATTGCATTTGTACCTCAGACAATAGGCTTGTGCCTAGTTTGGCATTATTTGTCCTTTACCAGAAATGGGTTATAGAACATCTTGAGAAAATTTGTTCTAGCTTCTACATATTTTAAATAGCTTATTGCAAACTATCAAATTTCAATGAAACAGAAAGCAGAAGCTAGCTTTTGAAAGGAAATCCCTTGGTGCTTTTAAAACCACCTAACAAATAGGAGAAATAGGCTTTTCACAAGCGCTTATTAAAATTTTACCGAACAGCATTTCCCACAAACAAGGAAAAGCCCTAAAAATAAGCACTATCATGAATAagcttttataatttataagctGTTGCTTTGAATCAAGAAACACCAAACTGAGCGTTAATCCCTTCATATTGATCTCATTTTCTATATTATCTTGACTGCAGTTTCATTTGCTTTGGTATTTTGGATTACCCTTTCAGAATATAAATGGTTAAAAAAGAAATCATTTCAAAAACCCTTATGGAAAACCTTGAAAAGCCCGCCTTTACTGTAAGAGGCACTTGACTAATGGCACTGTTGTCTGTTTCTACATGCAGAATATTTTTTACTTGAAGTTATCTTAATTCTTAACATTCATTTGTTCTAGAGATTTTGAAGGACAGGCatttggccttttttttttgaagcctTTGTTGACATGCTGATTTGAATTTCAGGTGCAAAAGTACCTTCTTGAAAAACTTGATATCTACGAGTCTGCAATTGGTGATTTGAACACAAAAGGCGCTGCACGCATCGAACCCTTTCCTCCTGCCTTCCAAACAATATCTCGTAATCCAATTGTTCTGGATCTTGCCTATAATTGCATCGAATTCCCATCCATTGAAAGCAGAAtgaagaaagacaaaaagggCTTCATGAGTAGGTTCTGGGCCCGGTGATGACACTTGTAATTGCATTGGTCTACTGTTTACCCAAGAGAAGAATTAGGCACCTTCAATGAAAAATTTTATGGTAATCAATTTGTTGCCTCATGATAATTCCAATTGGATTTTGGGATCTCTTGGATTTGAAACTGTTGGATGGTGAGGAATCTGGAGATTACCATTTTGAAACAGGAACCTTTTCTTCTTGTAGCTTACAATAGTCTTCTTTAGGAATGCATTTTCAGATTCTTTACTTTTTTATCATTGAGTTATTGGCCTGGATGGCCTGGCCCGGTGTTGATCCAATTTTCTTTAAACTCTTAGCTTTCTGGAGGAATTTGTAATATCATGTCAATGATGCTGAGCTAGAAAAGGACTTGAGTAATGAaaacagacacacacacacacatatatatggttCTCACATAGGGGTCTAAAATAAATGTGTAAAGTAAGGGTATATATATTTAAGATTTTTGCCATATCATAGAAAACAGCTTCCCTAAATGCGACTATATATTCTCCATAGTTTAAAAGAACGTAAAGTGGTAACGACTAATCTCAATCTTCTTTTTATAATTCATACATTCATCTTGTAAAATTATAGTGAATCAAGATCATATGGTGCAATATAGACGAGTTATTCTATCTTCCATGGTTGAGGGGTAAAGCATTAGGTTCTAAGTGCCAAGATCCTTCACGAATGCCATAGATTTCAATTCCAGGAACTTGAAAGGCGAGTATACGATGAGAAAAACTAAGCTTTTCTGATGGATAAAATGTACGAGTCATATCGGATCCATTGCACTTTTCTCTGCAGAAGAAAGTAAGACAACCCTCAACTTTCTCCAACCTTGCCACATTCACCCCATTTTTATCCGAGTAATCGGCCAGAATTTCTACAACCCAAAAGCGATTTCTCTCATGTTCATTGCCCTTGTGCACGCTATTCAAATCCTGGTACATAGCCCAAATCTCATCCTTCATAGGATAGATCATGTAGTATGGCTTAACTGGACCATATTGCAGGCAATTAACAGGATGGGAAAACTGCGACACTTCCAGGATGGCCCTAGCATTGCCCTGTTCAAAATTCCCACACACAATAGGTAGATTTTCTTTCTTCCATGCGATCTCTCGATCAAGAATTGGGTAAGGCTCCAAGAATGTGAGGTGTACCTTATCGGGTGAAACCACATAATTCACTCGAACATATTTTCGAGGCATAGCTTCCTTTGCCCATACTTGACCAGGAACAAAATCATTTGGCAACCAAGTGTACTTCAAAGACTTGCTGCCTTCATTTGACTCTAAGGAAGAATGTTGTTCCATTGGCCTAAAGCAATGTGAACTGCTGAGATTCTTCTCCCTCAAGACTACATAATCAGTTTcgacatcatcatcaacatcaacagGCAGAATTTGACTTGAAGAAGCTGGCTTACACCCAGAGATCTGATTTTCCCCACTTATCCCAGTTTTCAATTCAAACTCAGAGAATTTCTCACATTCtgaaagctttgaaattgcatccTGGACAAGTTGCAGTGCCAATTCAGTCCCTGGGAACTCATCCCTTATAGGCTGCAACAAGGTAACAAGCTTCCGGTAATAACATCTAGCATCATAGTTGGTATTTGAGAGAGTAATGAGCTCAAGAACCCAAGAGCAATCAATTTCTGAATCAGATAGCTTGACACCAGCAGATAATAGTAGTATGTCACAGACGGTCAGCATGGAATCGATGTTTTCCAGTTCTGGACAAAGATGCTGTGCTTTGAGTAACCTCTCTCTGGCACCATCAAATTCCCCGCTCAGAATCATGATCGCTGCGACCCACTTCTCACGAAGGGCCTCAAGTTTATCTCGATTTACCTTCTGATTCTTTTCCATATTTCTTTTGAGTTTACTCATTAAGTTTCCAAAATACCATTTGGCATCTGAATAAAATGCAAATACTGTTAAACTGATTCAAAACATAAGAATTTATGAACCCCCAATATATTATTCCAACGACTTATCATTTATCAGAAGAAATGTATCACTTTAATAAGTCAAAAAACAAAATCTGAGACAAAGAACCCAAAACAAATGAAACTCAGCATCTATTTGTTCACTTAATACCCATTACCTTAATACTCACTATTATCACCAAGTCATTACCTTAATGATCTATCATTGACTAGTTAAATAATTTATTCACATCTCAGAAGCGAAATCTGGCCATTGTAATtctttaattcatgatttaactaCTTATTGGAACACCAGAAAGCTCAAGCTCGTTGATCAGGGAAATAATTACACAACAAAATGTTCTTCACATCAAGAAACCAAAGAAGGATATTCAAACAGGCAAAAGGTCAAAAAATGagggaaaaagagaaaaaattacGCATTCCTGATAAGCAAAGCACAGAACAATTATATTGACAGAGATGAAATAACAAATAACCAGTAAGGCAAGCTCTGAAACTCACCAGTTACCGCCCATGACTGGAAACGAATGCAGAAGCTCAAtgtgccatttttttttatttatttgggcATCGTATTGAGATATGAATTTACAAGAAGATTGTTTGGAGAGATTCCAGAATCAGAGTACAgtgggaagaagaaagagagtagCTTTGGAAATGGAGGAGCGAATAGAACGTTCTGGGTTTACATACGAAGTACGGACTGCAAGCAAAATTGGAATGATTGGTCAACACGCAGTCTCCATGggccaacaatattgtccagaTATGGGCCCTTCGTTTTTGGGCGTAGAAGGTTAGTGGGCTTTGGAGAGGCTAAATTTGTCATGGGCTTTCAATGGAAGCTGTGTGTAGTGGGCTGCATCATGGGCTTCGTTCGACGCCTACAGGCTACGgtacaaaaagtcaaaaactagGGTTTAGGGTAGAGATGTGATTACCGTTTACATATTATTAacgcaaaaagaaaaaggagacgTAAACAGAGAGTCAGAgacagagaggagagagaaaaaaggaaaaggcaGAGGTAGGTTATAGCCTGGTAGGGTCTTGTTTGAGCGACAGCCATGAAAGTTCGGAAGCCGCTTAAAGCCTCCCTTCAATTGCGGCCACTATGTAACAAAGCAAGTCTCACAAAACTCCAAAAAGCTTCATTCTCTCTTTCTAATATCGCTCCGACCAGAAACGACGAACAACAATTTGGAATTATTCGACATGCATTTCGCCAGACTCGACGATTCGCCGATGTTTCGGCAGCAGGTGTTTgcatttgatttctattttttttaaaaaaaattcctgaTAATTTTCATGAAATGTACTTTCGTTTCTGGAAATTCTAATGCATGGTATTGTTTGTGAGCATGTTTGAGTATTGAGAATGATTGGAATTTGTGCGGCCTCTATGTTGTGATAACTAGCTCAAAAGCTGGCTCATATCACTCGGGTTTTTAATCTTGTAAACTGAGGGTTCTTGACCTGATTCAGTATTTTATTGATATCAAATGAAGTTGTTTTTTTAGAACATAgtagctctctatttttttgtttaaataagtacatttttgaatttatgaTCACTGCAAGGTCATATAATTTTTTCCATCGATACGGACCCTTTTCATTTGTTGTTTTCAGTATTGCAGCTTTCATATCTCTGTCCTTCAAAATGAAATGCATTTTGAGACACTTTTGTCTTATAGTCATTTGCCATACTCTTACGGTATACTCTTACGGTATATAGGAActgagctatatatatattattc
This sequence is a window from Tripterygium wilfordii isolate XIE 37 chromosome 8, ASM1340144v1, whole genome shotgun sequence. Protein-coding genes within it:
- the LOC120003764 gene encoding uncharacterized protein LOC120003764, with the translated sequence MSKLKRNMEKNQKVNRDKLEALREKWVAAIMILSGEFDGARERLLKAQHLCPELENIDSMLTVCDILLLSAGVKLSDSEIDCSWVLELITLSNTNYDARCYYRKLVTLLQPIRDEFPGTELALQLVQDAISKLSECEKFSEFELKTGISGENQISGCKPASSSQILPVDVDDDVETDYVVLREKNLSSSHCFRPMEQHSSLESNEGSKSLKYTWLPNDFVPGQVWAKEAMPRKYVRVNYVVSPDKVHLTFLEPYPILDREIAWKKENLPIVCGNFEQGNARAILEVSQFSHPVNCLQYGPVKPYYMIYPMKDEIWAMYQDLNSVHKGNEHERNRFWVVEILADYSDKNGVNVARLEKVEGCLTFFCREKCNGSDMTRTFYPSEKLSFSHRILAFQVPGIEIYGIREGSWHLEPNALPLNHGR